The following are from one region of the Candidatus Bathyarchaeia archaeon genome:
- a CDS encoding LLM class flavin-dependent oxidoreductase codes for MKIGLLVFIANDRENYSKRTYDSIRAVARQAEKDGFDSIWLPDHLFYRYPGQPTRGIWECWTMLAALAEATRRVELGTLVTCNSFRNPAILAKMATTLDEVSHGRLILGVGAGWNEPEYQAFGLPFDHRVDRFEEALQILKPLLREGHVDFAGRYYEARNCEIVPRGPRSDGPPLLVGGEGPRLLKLTAGYADLWNTGYMGKPETMTGRFAKIEAACREVRRDPQTLGVTAFIALWFPDLQPKRPSFFDNIDNPLTGTVEEIAEAMRGYADLGVQHIMFQCEPYTQESIRRLTEALRLYRGMKPANKSVVE; via the coding sequence GTGAAGATTGGGCTTCTGGTCTTTATCGCGAACGACCGCGAAAACTACTCCAAGCGTACTTATGACTCGATTCGTGCGGTCGCGCGGCAAGCGGAGAAGGATGGCTTCGACAGCATCTGGCTCCCTGACCATCTCTTCTATCGATATCCTGGTCAGCCGACCCGGGGAATCTGGGAATGCTGGACCATGCTGGCGGCATTGGCAGAGGCGACACGGCGCGTAGAGCTAGGCACGCTAGTGACGTGCAATTCCTTCCGTAACCCCGCGATACTAGCGAAAATGGCGACGACCCTAGACGAGGTGAGTCACGGGAGATTGATTCTCGGGGTTGGCGCGGGCTGGAACGAGCCGGAGTATCAAGCGTTCGGGTTGCCCTTCGATCATCGCGTGGATCGGTTCGAAGAAGCTTTGCAGATTCTCAAGCCGCTGCTGCGTGAGGGGCATGTCGATTTCGCGGGACGGTATTACGAGGCGCGTAACTGCGAAATCGTGCCGCGTGGTCCGCGGTCAGACGGGCCGCCGTTGCTGGTGGGAGGCGAGGGTCCACGTTTGCTCAAATTGACAGCAGGGTATGCTGACCTCTGGAACACCGGCTACATGGGTAAGCCTGAAACCATGACCGGGCGGTTCGCTAAGATCGAGGCGGCGTGTCGCGAGGTCAGGCGCGACCCCCAGACGCTCGGGGTCACAGCGTTCATCGCGCTCTGGTTCCCTGATCTACAGCCGAAGAGACCGAGCTTCTTCGACAATATCGACAATCCCCTAACCGGCACAGTTGAGGAGATCGCAGAAGCGATGCGCGGTTATGCAGACCTCGGCGTGCAGCACATTATGTTTCAATGCGAGCCCTATACTCAAGAATCGATCAGGCGGCTGACCGAGGCGCTCAGACTCTATCGCGGCATGAAGCCGGCAAACAAGTCAGTGGTCGAATAG
- a CDS encoding sugar phosphate nucleotidyltransferase: MKKAVIPAAGLGTRLLSVTKEQPKEMLPVFAKGKNGDLCLKPIVQLVFEQLYQVGFREFCFIVGRGKRAIEDHFTPDLSFVSMLDSKGKDGPAADLENFYKMIEGSTVSWVNQPEPRGFGDAVLKAKSFAGSDKFMVHAGDSHFISRNADHLRRVMRMSEGSKANALFLSMEVDDPKRFGIVEGEMVESGLVRVKRLVEKPSKPASKLAIMPVYVFDSNIFTALEATQAGFAGELQLTDGIQQMVDWNLNVYTTKVESDEIWLDIGSPDLYWQAQNLSHKHYSQEPSN; encoded by the coding sequence TTGAAGAAGGCGGTTATCCCTGCTGCGGGGCTGGGAACAAGACTCTTATCAGTAACGAAAGAGCAACCGAAAGAAATGCTACCGGTCTTCGCCAAAGGAAAAAATGGAGACCTTTGCCTGAAACCGATAGTACAACTTGTCTTCGAGCAATTGTACCAGGTTGGCTTCAGAGAGTTCTGCTTTATTGTGGGAAGGGGGAAGAGAGCTATAGAGGACCACTTTACTCCTGATCTCTCTTTCGTCTCCATGCTTGACAGCAAGGGGAAAGATGGTCCCGCAGCGGATCTGGAGAATTTCTACAAGATGATCGAGGGCTCTACTGTTTCTTGGGTTAACCAGCCTGAGCCGCGGGGTTTTGGCGATGCGGTGTTGAAGGCGAAATCGTTTGCTGGATCGGATAAGTTCATGGTACATGCGGGGGATAGTCATTTCATTTCTAGAAACGCGGATCACTTGCGGAGAGTGATGCGGATGAGTGAGGGGTCCAAGGCCAACGCTCTCTTTCTCTCGATGGAGGTTGACGATCCGAAGCGGTTTGGGATTGTAGAGGGTGAGATGGTTGAGAGTGGGCTTGTGAGGGTGAAGAGGCTGGTTGAGAAGCCGTCGAAGCCGGCGTCGAAACTGGCGATTATGCCTGTGTATGTGTTTGATTCGAATATTTTCACGGCCTTGGAGGCGACGCAGGCAGGGTTCGCAGGCGAGCTGCAACTGACCGATGGGATTCAGCAGATGGTCGACTGGAACCTCAATGTGTACACGACAAAAGTGGAATCAGATGAGATCTGGCTGGACATAGGCTCACCTGACCTATACTGGCAGGCACAGAACCTATCGCACAAACACTATTCCCAAGAGCCCTCCAACTGA